The Bacteroidota bacterium genome includes a region encoding these proteins:
- a CDS encoding WYL domain-containing protein produces MPTNKHAIIRYQALDKCFRNPGRKYFIENLVEICSNALQEYTGSDYGVKRRQVLEDIKFMESSQGWNAPIARERDGHRVFFKYSDQNFSINNQPLNETEENQLREAILTLSRFKGMPQFEWVAEISARLDSGLGLSHSSEKIIEFDQNNFLKGLEFITPIYNSVLYKKVINIEYQSFKQDGSQSIVFHPYFLKQYNNRWYVFGKNDNSQYIMNLALDRITTVGEIPKKYIPNETIDFNEYFEDIVGVTLSNDGKIQNIVLQVNNELFPYIKTKPIHGSQKLKERGPKHTLISLDLIPNYELESIILSYGEGMQVLKPLSLRDKIKTRIELINTIYKDKSANKLNNKA; encoded by the coding sequence ATGCCCACTAATAAACATGCAATAATTCGTTATCAAGCTTTGGATAAATGCTTTCGTAATCCAGGTCGTAAATATTTCATTGAGAATTTAGTAGAAATATGCTCCAATGCACTTCAGGAGTATACAGGGAGCGACTATGGTGTTAAACGTAGACAAGTCTTGGAGGATATAAAATTTATGGAGAGTAGTCAAGGTTGGAATGCACCAATTGCTCGCGAAAGAGATGGTCATCGAGTTTTCTTTAAATATTCTGATCAAAACTTTTCTATAAATAATCAGCCATTAAACGAGACAGAAGAAAATCAATTGAGAGAAGCAATATTAACTCTTTCCAGATTTAAAGGAATGCCACAATTTGAGTGGGTAGCTGAAATTTCTGCTCGTCTGGATTCGGGCCTAGGTTTGTCACATAGCTCTGAAAAAATAATTGAATTTGACCAAAATAATTTTTTAAAAGGTTTGGAATTTATCACACCAATTTACAATTCAGTATTATATAAGAAGGTAATCAATATTGAGTATCAAAGTTTCAAACAGGATGGATCGCAATCAATTGTTTTTCATCCTTATTTTTTAAAACAATATAACAATAGGTGGTATGTTTTTGGGAAGAATGATAATAGCCAGTATATCATGAATCTTGCCTTAGATAGGATTACGACAGTGGGGGAAATCCCCAAAAAATATATCCCTAATGAAACTATAGATTTCAACGAATACTTTGAAGATATTGTTGGGGTTACTTTAAGTAATGATGGTAAAATTCAAAATATAGTATTGCAGGTTAATAATGAACTGTTTCCGTACATAAAAACAAAACCTATTCACGGTTCCCAAAAACTGAAAGAACGAGGACCTAAACATACACTTATTTCACTTGACTTGATTCCTAATTATGAATTGGAATCAATAATTCTTTCCTATGGTGAAGGCATGCAGGTACTTAAGCCTTTATCATTGCGAGATAAAATCAAAACGAGAATTGAATTAATTAATACTATCTATAAAGATAAGAGTGCAAATAAACTGAACAATAAAGCATAA
- a CDS encoding EVE domain-containing protein encodes MTSNYWLIKSEPDTYGWDKFAKDKKTSWTGIRNYAARIHLRAMKKGDICLYYHSGGESAVVGIATVIKEAYLDPTATEGEWYAVDVKAEKKLKNPVTLKQIKAEKSLSEMPLVRISRLSVSPILEQEFLKILDMSGTEIKIDK; translated from the coding sequence ATGACATCAAATTATTGGTTGATCAAATCAGAACCAGATACCTACGGTTGGGATAAATTTGCGAAGGATAAAAAAACTTCATGGACAGGAATTAGAAATTATGCTGCGCGAATACATTTAAGGGCGATGAAAAAGGGTGATATTTGTTTATATTATCACAGTGGAGGAGAAAGCGCAGTAGTTGGAATTGCAACCGTAATTAAAGAAGCCTATTTAGATCCTACCGCAACAGAAGGCGAATGGTATGCAGTAGATGTGAAAGCAGAAAAAAAATTAAAAAACCCGGTAACTCTCAAACAAATTAAAGCCGAAAAATCTTTATCCGAAATGCCGCTGGTAAGAATAAGCAGATTATCTGTTTCGCCGATATTGGAGCAGGAGTTTCTCAAAATTCTTGACATGTCAGGTACGGAAATTAAAATTGACAAATGA
- a CDS encoding HAMP domain-containing histidine kinase, with protein sequence MSFMNMYERKYRWKLILVLSALLIVTATLFYTDNLAGKLASEEKQKVAQIADVYHYIATATDITDYGFLVELIQANKTVPIISTDNDGNIVAYLNLDTVKVAEDSTYLNRRLEEMKDFAEPIKLEISGGIYQYVYYKHSVLYTQLLYYPYVQLIIIAAFLIVAYTLFNTARKSEQNRVWVGMAKETAHQLGTPISSLVAWIEYLQESPAMEGKKNIVEEMDKDVQRLELIADRFSKVGSQPDLTERNLIIELNNSIDYIKNRSSKKVNFDFIYTGSGINVKMNPILFNWVIENVLKNALDAIDGSGDIKIEVTEEKDNAIIDITDSGKGIPRSKQKTVFEPGYSTKKRGWGLGLTLAKRIMESYHNGKIFVKYSAPGKGTVFRISLPKT encoded by the coding sequence ATGTCCTTCATGAACATGTACGAAAGAAAATACCGTTGGAAATTAATATTAGTGCTATCGGCATTATTGATCGTTACGGCTACGCTTTTTTATACGGATAATCTGGCGGGGAAATTGGCGAGTGAGGAAAAACAAAAGGTTGCTCAGATCGCGGATGTGTATCATTATATTGCAACTGCTACCGATATTACCGATTATGGTTTTTTGGTGGAATTAATTCAGGCAAATAAAACTGTTCCTATTATTTCTACCGATAACGATGGAAATATTGTTGCTTATTTAAATTTAGATACTGTAAAAGTTGCAGAGGATAGCACTTATCTTAACAGACGACTAGAGGAAATGAAAGATTTCGCCGAACCAATTAAATTGGAAATAAGCGGTGGTATTTATCAATATGTATATTACAAACATTCCGTTTTATATACACAACTTTTATATTATCCTTATGTGCAACTCATTATTATTGCAGCATTTTTAATTGTTGCTTATACCTTATTTAATACTGCACGTAAATCGGAACAAAATCGCGTTTGGGTGGGAATGGCAAAAGAAACAGCACACCAACTCGGAACTCCAATTTCTTCTCTCGTGGCATGGATAGAATATCTGCAGGAATCACCTGCCATGGAAGGAAAAAAGAATATTGTGGAGGAAATGGATAAAGATGTGCAGCGACTCGAATTAATTGCGGATCGTTTTTCCAAAGTAGGTTCACAACCTGATCTTACCGAAAGAAATTTAATTATCGAATTAAATAATTCCATCGACTACATAAAAAATCGTTCTTCCAAAAAAGTGAATTTCGATTTCATCTACACTGGTTCCGGAATAAACGTAAAAATGAATCCCATTTTATTTAATTGGGTGATTGAAAATGTATTAAAAAACGCTCTCGATGCAATTGATGGAAGCGGAGATATAAAAATTGAGGTCACCGAAGAAAAAGATAACGCAATTATAGACATCACCGATTCCGGAAAAGGAATTCCCCGCTCCAAACAAAAAACCGTTTTCGAACCCGGCTACAGCACCAAAAAACGCGGATGGGGATTAGGACTTACTTTGGCTAAACGAATTATGGAGAGTTATCATAATGGAAAGATCTTTGTTAAATATTCTGCTCCGGGGAAGGGGACTGTTTTTCGCATTAGTTTACCTAAGACGTGA